CCTTTCTACGCAACTCAACCACTGAGTTACCATTTATATTTAATGTACTAATTCTTTTCTCATTTGTTAAATCTGTTTTTCTTCCTGTCTCTTGCTGATCACTTGACATACTCTCGCTTAAATTATCTCCTCCTACAAACACGTATGAGCTGGATAAACCATAAAAATCTCCTTCTACCACAAGCTTAGCAAAACTCGAATCTACTTGCAAATCATCTGTCACGTACAAATTTCCCTTCCCTAACAACTCATTCTTAGTCTTTTCCTCGCCTCCCATTAACGTAAACAAAGACCTCTCTTCGTCATTTCCTGTATACCCCAGCCAAATATTCGAATAGTGTGAATCTTCAGACATTATAAATTGTCTTGCGTATGTATCTCCACATATTTGTATTAGTCTACTTCTATCTATATCCCTCGCAATATTTATATGTCCTAATGTTGACACATCTCCCTCTATTTTTACACTACCAGCGTTTATATTATCTTCTAGAGATCCCATATGATTTTCCCATGTACTTCCATATATACTTCTCATGCTATCCTTCATCTTTTTAGAATAACCAAACAATATTCCTCCATATTCTGTCCAATCTGCACTCTTTTTCTCTCCTCCCCCTAATTCAGTAGGCACATAACCAAACGCTATAACATCCCCCAATATATTTATCTCCTTATCCTTTCCTAAGAACACTACATTTCTCTCAGATAATAGCGCCATCTGTCGTGAAAAAGCTGGCAATAAATCGTTTTTCTTATTCACTACCTTGTAATTTTGCAAATTGAAATCATCACTTCCATCAGATATTTTAAACTCTACTGTAGTTGTTGTTTTATTCTGTAAATTTGTTTTTTCATCTCCCACTCCTCTTATATCATTCGTATACTCAAACTTAATATCTATAACACATTTAACTATGTGGTTTTGGCTATCATAACCTGCACTACTTAATTTATAGTACATATCCTCTCCCTGTATTAGCTTTAGATAATAATACCCATCCTGTGGTGTTGATTGGTTGACCGAAAGATGCTTTAGCAAACTTTCACTATACACACTTTGCGCATATTGTGATGCATTAAACTTCTCCAGATAATTTTGTTTATACATCAAATTAAATTCATACTCATAGTCTTCCTCTGTCATCGCACCCGTCTTAGTTAAATATGCTTTACTTACGTCATCTTTCCATGCATCAAGTGTCGAACTTTTTTTTATTTCAGCCTCTGTCTCATCCCGAGCGTCCTCCTGAATCTTTTTTATCTCATTTTGTAACCTAACGGAAATCATGTTAACAATATAATCTGTACCCCTATAAATTCTTCTATCTCCACTATAGCTACGGCTTAAACTTACGTTTGTATATGCCATATCTATTATTAATACGCTAAAATAAGTTAAAAATATCAAAAAGACTAGACTCATCGCTATTGCTGATCCTTTTTCTTTTTTCATGGTTTAATCCACCTCCTTTCTAACAAGACGTACATCAATTTACTCTATAGTACTTTGTAACATAGCCTTCCTCTGTTAAATCCTCTTCCCCATCAACATCCCGTAATTCACTATCACGTACCCAAGCATCAATATCTATTATATTATCTGTCTCTTTAAAGCTTGACCCACTATCCTTACTATAATCGAATGTAGGATTGTCCTTTTCTTTGTTTATATAAAGCTCCAACTCCTCGTGCTTATCTTTAAATTTATTATCATATCTATATGAATCTGTTGACATGTACTCTGCCCAAACATTTATTTTATAACCCTTCACTTTAAAAGCCTTCTTTATTACTACGTCTTTATTTTTCGTCCAATTTGTGGAATAGTCATCCTTTGTCGTATCCTTATTAGAATCATAATTTACATCTATATTCTCTAAAACCTTAAACCTAGCTGTATTTGTTGCTTTATCAAACACTCTTGTTGCATCAGTTATGTTTAACCAATTATAATTATCCCTTTTTTTATTATTTACTGTATATACAATAAGTCCATCATCTGTTGTTACACTTCTATTATCCACCACATCAACTAAAAGTCGTAATTTTTCAAAATATTTCCCTTCTAAATTAGTCTCTTCTAGATCTTTATCAAAATATATCATTACTCGAACATTATTTCCGCACAACACTGAATCATCACCATTATTAGGTCTTACAATATTACCATTTTTTAATTCTTCCCTTGTTCCATCAAAAAGTCTTCCATCATCCTTTAGGTACAAATCCTTGTCCAAATATATTACTGGGAATATATTAAGTTCAGTCTTAGGTGACATTACTATACCTCCAACTGTATATATAGAACCACCATCCTCATAAGTTGGTGTTAGTGTATATGTTTCGTTATCACAGCTTCTTTCTAAGTATGTCTTCACATTACTTTTAATTCGTTCTACTTCACTTCGCCTTAAAAGCCCTACATTCTCTTTTGTCACAATCCCTGCCTCATTTTCCTCTGGACCAATACACCACTTATGCTTTTTAATCCAACTTTTACTTGTATAATATTTTGTGGTTGTGCTATACGCTAACGAATTATAAAATGTGCTATTTAAATAAGACGCTAAATTCCCCCATGTTTTGCTCTGATCCTCTCTTTTGTATAAAGATTTACCTTCTACATCAAAAGGAAATTGTATATACTGAACTCTCTCATCTGGCGCATACATTAATGCAACATCCCCTGGCATCGCACGAAAAACTTTTAGCCATTTCTTTCCCCCAAAAAATATATTGTCGTCAGTTTCCGATTTTTCTAATGGTTTATATTCACTAGGTATTTCTCTTAGCGTGTAGTTAGATGTACCATCGTTATTTAGCGTCACTTTAAGATAAAATCCTCGACCGTCATTGTTTGTAGAATAAGAAACTACTCCGTCTTTACTATTATTAGTACTATTTTGATATATTTGTATAATATTCTTATACGGATCCAAATCATCTAAGTTTTTCCCAACTCTTATATACAAATCATATCCACTTCTAATATCATCTGTATTATCAACCTTATACCCCTCTTTATCTAACACAGCACTTTCCACATAATTATAAACGCCATCCTTCTCTACTGTAAAATATATGTCCATTCCATCTCCAAAACGTTTTCCGTTTATACTAAGCGGTTCTTTTTTGTCTAGCATATTTCTAAAAGATTCATACATACTTTCATTATCTTGTGTGTCTAAGTACCTCCACTCTCTGGTCTTATCATCTGACGTTCTCCTACTTAGCACATCCAAAATATCTTCATCCCACGTACATATATCATCTTGAGCATTCTTTACTACATCCGTTGCCTTTTTTATATAAAACGCATTCTGATTAATTTTATTTGAAATTACATATGTTGAGAGAAAGGGAAACAATATAAGCAAAAAGATAACTGCCGCAACTAAAACTTCAATCAATGTAAACCCTGATTTAGTTCTCCTTCTCCTCATATATATCGCCTCCCTTAAACCACCTTACATTAAACCTCGTTCTCTTTATACACGACTATATTTTCATTTTCCTCATAGCTAACTCTTGGCCTATCCTCTGGATCATATTTTATTTTTATAACAAACTTTCTGTCTGTTTTATTCTCAACATGTATATCCACTCCGGACTCATCTTCATCATTTAGTCTGTCACTTGATGTTATATACAAGAACAAATCATCACCTTTTGGCTCAAACTCCACTAATTCCTCGTACTCCTCATCTGGGAAACTATTACTTTGTGTTTTTATTTTTGTGAAGAATTTGTCCTCTTTCTCTTCCACATATATATCAACTCTCTCTACAGCTTTATTATCTCCATATACCTCAGCAGCACCTTGGAACTCTCCTTTTGGATTTTGTATTCCAAGTAATACTGTCTGTGGTGTAACTCCCTCTGTGTATGCAATTAACCTCATACCAAAGTCTGCTTTATCAGCTGTATACTTGGCTTTATTGTCAGTGGTAACAGTACCTGTTGCATCTGTCCTTACAAACAAGTTATCTTTACCTGATATTTTAGTCCTATTCCAGTAATTCTTTTCTAGCATAGAATATCCAACAACATGCTTATCCATTATACCTAATATTGAAAAATTAATAGGTGCTGTAACTGTTCCATCCTCATGTCCTGTCAATGAAAACGATGTCATAGCTACTTTAGGTTTATAATTACGCATCAAATCTAAAAATCCCCACACCTTGTCCATTGTACCTGTTATTGTCACTGAATAGTTCGCACCGTATGCTGATCCATCTTCTAATTGCGCATCTTGAAATCTATACTCCTCTGTGTCTGTTATGAATCCCATCTCATACGCCTTCTTTAATACATCCTCATCAGTAATCTGCTTAATTAGCTCTTCTGATGAGATAGATGGCCCTTTTATTGTATTGTATAATGATAAGCTAACTCCATTGAAATTGTAGGGAATCTTATTCATGAAATCCTGATACAAAAACATAAGTTCCTCATACTGCATTACTGGAGGATAATTCTCTCTTATTTTTGTTAGATTTTCTTTATATTCTTTGAATTTCTTTGCTATTTCCTCAACATTTCTCTTATTCTCTTCCTGCAAATCATATTTAAAGCTTACTGTGTCTATTTCAGATAAAAGTCTTTCTCTCTTTTCCATTTGTTTACAAAACACAAATTTATAGCATAGGATGAATACCAATAACATCCCCAACACTGATGATAAAAATTTTTCATATCCTTTAATCTTTTTTAATAATTCATCCATTGTCTCATCCTCCTACCCTCTCCCTGTTTCGTAGGTACAAGAAAAGTTAAATTCCGTTGTATCATTAACCCCTTTATTAAAACTTAACACTAATCCTTTATAATATCTCTTATCCTTCCTTAAAACTTCCAAAAATGTCGCAGCGTCCTCTTGTGTTTTCGCTACACATTTCATGCTCAAGTTCCAAACATTACCTTTTGCTTTATTAAACCTTAAATACTCTATATACATATTATCTGGCATAACTTCCTGCAAATCCTTTACTACATCAGTTGGATCTATTCCATAATTATCAAGCATATTGGCTTGTTCTTCTCTTTGTTGATAAATCTTTTGCAATATTTTATATTGTTCACTCTTTTTCTTGTAGTAATTTTCATTACTTACTTCACTTTGCACTTTCTTCTTGTCCATACTAAGCTTTATATTTATTATCATTGGGACAGAAACCATAAGGGTCATAACAACCGCATATGGAATAACTATTTTTTTTAACCATTTATCACTATTTTTTAATCTTAATTCTTCCACATAACCTTTCGGTAAAAAATTAAAATCTTTCATGGATTAAAATGCCCCCTTTATCCTAATACCTCACTTATATCATCTATTGTTGTCTTTTTTATTGAATCATTTTTCTGTGTAACAACATCTTCATATATTTCTATATTCCTTGTTTTCATCTTCTTATTATTAACTGCATTAACCACTTTAAACTCTAAAACTCCATCTTGAAAATGCTTTCCATAATCATCCTTTATATAAACTGCAAGTTTTTCCTCATCACTTACCAATTTCCTACTCACATCATATCTTTCTGGATTTATAATCTTTAACCAAATCTTCGGTTCATATAAACACAAAATTCCATCATAACTATCATTAGAACTATCATTTTCATTTCCAATATATATTTTATCTATAAGTATTTCTCGTAAAGATTCCTCAACCCCATTATATAACATCTTCTCTGTATCAAATGCTTCGTGCACACCTTCATTTAATTGGGTTGGCTCATTTTCTTTAGTTACGTACAAATGAAGCATTTTTTCTTCATCGTCGTATATAAGTACAAATCTTCTCCATACACCAGTTGTATAGTCTATATTGTTCTTTTCTAAATCATACTCCACTGTACTAATAATACTATCATTCATTCTTACTTCAAGCTTTTTGTCTTTAACTAACACATTCACTCTAGATTTATTATCGTCACCAATCAAATTAAATAAACTTCTTTGCGTTACAATATCATCCATTTTAAAGTAACTTTCTATAGTAAATGATGATCTGTAAAAATTAAATTTTTCGTTTTCATTAACTCTTATATATCCATCTTTTTTAAATTTTATTACCTTTCTACCCTGTTCCCCTATACGATGTACATACTCACCCTCTTGTGGATTAGCTTCTATGTCTGTCTTTACTCTTATATACACTCGTATAGTATTTCTTACCGTATCTTTTGTTAACTGCACTGGTGGACTACGCTCTATATCATATTTCACTTTTTGAGGCTCTTTGTAAAGATCATCAGTTAGTTGTCTGTTCGTTAGCAAGAGCGTTTTTGCCCCATCTATATCTCTTATTAGTACTCTATCCTTATTATTGTAGGTATATATAATTTTCTTAGGCTCTCCTTCAGGAAAATTATCATCATCTCGTATCACTAACTTTGTCTCTAAAACTTCATTTTCATCATTATTTTTTGTATCAACTCTAGTCGCGTTAGATGAATATTTTTCTAAATCGTCCACTAAAATCCCAATCGTTTCTCTTACCATAGACAACTCCTGAGTCGTTCCAGTTTGTTTCTCAAGTGCTCTTGCTCCAAAGTAAAATAAGGTTAACATAGGTACAGTTATTATGGTAAATATTACTATGGCCACCATCATCTCTATTAACGTAAACCCGTTATTTTTTCGCACTGTACCTCCACCTCCTTTTACTTTATAAGACCTCCTATTACATTAACCAAACTTCTTTTGTTTAGTTCATAATCATCTTTGTTAGCCCCTGTATACG
This portion of the Clostridiales bacterium genome encodes:
- a CDS encoding type II secretion system protein — encoded protein: MRRRRTKSGFTLIEVLVAAVIFLLILFPFLSTYVISNKINQNAFYIKKATDVVKNAQDDICTWDEDILDVLSRRTSDDKTREWRYLDTQDNESMYESFRNMLDKKEPLSINGKRFGDGMDIYFTVEKDGVYNYVESAVLDKEGYKVDNTDDIRSGYDLYIRVGKNLDDLDPYKNIIQIYQNSTNNSKDGVVSYSTNNDGRGFYLKVTLNNDGTSNYTLREIPSEYKPLEKSETDDNIFFGGKKWLKVFRAMPGDVALMYAPDERVQYIQFPFDVEGKSLYKREDQSKTWGNLASYLNSTFYNSLAYSTTTKYYTSKSWIKKHKWCIGPEENEAGIVTKENVGLLRRSEVERIKSNVKTYLERSCDNETYTLTPTYEDGGSIYTVGGIVMSPKTELNIFPVIYLDKDLYLKDDGRLFDGTREELKNGNIVRPNNGDDSVLCGNNVRVMIYFDKDLEETNLEGKYFEKLRLLVDVVDNRSVTTDDGLIVYTVNNKKRDNYNWLNITDATRVFDKATNTARFKVLENIDVNYDSNKDTTKDDYSTNWTKNKDVVIKKAFKVKGYKINVWAEYMSTDSYRYDNKFKDKHEELELYINKEKDNPTFDYSKDSGSSFKETDNIIDIDAWVRDSELRDVDGEEDLTEEGYVTKYYRVN
- a CDS encoding prepilin-type N-terminal cleavage/methylation domain-containing protein is translated as MRKNNGFTLIEMMVAIVIFTIITVPMLTLFYFGARALEKQTGTTQELSMVRETIGILVDDLEKYSSNATRVDTKNNDENEVLETKLVIRDDDNFPEGEPKKIIYTYNNKDRVLIRDIDGAKTLLLTNRQLTDDLYKEPQKVKYDIERSPPVQLTKDTVRNTIRVYIRVKTDIEANPQEGEYVHRIGEQGRKVIKFKKDGYIRVNENEKFNFYRSSFTIESYFKMDDIVTQRSLFNLIGDDNKSRVNVLVKDKKLEVRMNDSIISTVEYDLEKNNIDYTTGVWRRFVLIYDDEEKMLHLYVTKENEPTQLNEGVHEAFDTEKMLYNGVEESLREILIDKIYIGNENDSSNDSYDGILCLYEPKIWLKIINPERYDVSRKLVSDEEKLAVYIKDDYGKHFQDGVLEFKVVNAVNNKKMKTRNIEIYEDVVTQKNDSIKKTTIDDISEVLG